Proteins encoded in a region of the Clostridium beijerinckii genome:
- a CDS encoding recombinase family protein: MRIYGYSRVSTKDQNLDRQLVELKKFVEDRFIFQDKLSGKDFDRPQYQLMRKVAQKGDTIYVKSLDRLGRNKSQVKEELEYYKNEGVRVKVLDIPTTMMDIPEGQEWLMDMINNLLIEVLATMAEQERVNIKQRQAEGIAIAKEKGVYKGRKKIEVDDTFKKSYDQWKAGEITAVKAMELTGLKRNTFYRRVSEYEENR, from the coding sequence ATGAGAATATATGGTTATTCAAGAGTTAGCACAAAGGATCAAAATTTAGATAGACAATTAGTTGAACTTAAGAAGTTTGTAGAAGATAGATTTATATTCCAGGATAAATTAAGTGGAAAAGATTTTGATAGACCTCAATACCAGCTCATGAGAAAAGTTGCTCAAAAAGGCGATACCATTTATGTTAAATCTTTAGATAGACTTGGTAGAAATAAGAGCCAAGTCAAAGAAGAACTTGAGTACTACAAAAATGAAGGTGTTAGAGTAAAAGTTCTAGACATACCTACTACTATGATGGATATACCAGAAGGTCAAGAGTGGCTTATGGATATGATTAATAATTTACTTATCGAAGTTCTAGCAACTATGGCAGAACAGGAAAGAGTTAATATTAAACAACGTCAGGCTGAAGGCATTGCAATCGCTAAAGAAAAAGGTGTATATAAAGGTCGCAAGAAAATTGAAGTTGATGATACATTCAAGAAATCCTATGACCAGTGGAAAGCTGGAGAGATAACTGCTGTAAAAGCCATGGAACTTACTGGGCTTAAAAGAAATACATTCTACAGAAGAGTTTCAGAATATGAAGAAAATAGGTGA